CTTCAATACCTACATGATTCTGCTCACCTTCCCCATCATCGCCGTGGGCTGGGTGATCAACCTCTTCCAGCGCGGAACAGCTTCCATCAAGCGCATCGACGAGATTCTGCGCTCGGAGCCGGCCGTGGATGACAGCCTGGCCGACAAAACCATCCCTGCCGATCTTGTCCTGCGCGGCGAAGTCGAGTTCCGCGGGCTGAGCTTCGGCTATGGAGACAGGAACGTCCTCTGCGACATCTCGCTGAAGATTCCGGCAGGCTCGACCCTCGCGGTAGTAGGACCGACCGGCGCTGGAAAATCGACGCTGATCAACCTGATTCCACGGCTGCTCGACGTCGAAAACGGATCACTGTGGATCGACGGGCGGCCGATTCGCGAGTACCCGCTCAAGGTGCTGCGGTCGAACATCGGCGTCGTCCCGCAGGAGACATTTCTCTTCAGCGAAACCATCCGCGAAAACCTCTGTTTCGGCTCACCCGACGCCACCAACGAACAGATCATGGAAGCAGCAGAAGCAGCGCATATCCGGCGCGAATTCGAAGAGTTTCCGCAGGGCTTCGAGACGACCGTCGGTGAGCGCGGTGTGACACTCTCTGGCGGTCAGAAGCAGCGCACCTCGATTGCCCGTGCTCTGCTGCGGCACCCGCGTATTCTCATCCTCGACGACGCACTGGCCAGCGTCGATACCTACACCGAAGAACGCATTCTGCAAGGCCTGCGCAAATACACTCGCCACGAGAATGCCGAGGGCTGCACTACCATCCTTATCTCCCATCGCATCTCAACGGTGCGAGACGCGGATCAGATTGCGGTGCTCGCTCATGGGCGAATTATCGAACTTGGCACGCACGAAGAGTTGCTCGCGCGAGGCGGATACTACGCAGACCTGTACGAGAAGCAGCTCTTGGAAGAAGAGCTTTCCGTCACCGGTTAGAGTCGCGCCGGATTGCCGTTACGCAGTCCAGCGCGAAGCATGATTGCCTTCTGCCGAAGCCGCTGGAAGCTCGACCACTCGCGGCTTAACCGCCAACGGTTGCGGATTGGCGGCTGGCTTGGGGGCTTCCGCTGCAATCTGCTTCCATGCGTCGCGCACGTTGCGCACACAGCGGATCACCTCCTCGAATCGCTGCACCGATGCGCCCACCGAAGCCTGCAGGATGAGCGCGAACATCGACGCGTAGAACTCGCTCAGAACCTGCGCAGGCCGGCCGCCAATATCCATGCGCAGCCGCGCCTGCAGGTGAATGAGGATTGCAAGCGCGCGTTTCACAGCGACCCGGCGGCCGCGAATATCCCCGCGCTCCACCGCTGCAATCGCCGCATAGAGAAACCGGAGGATGCCGTCGTAAAGGGCCACGACGAGTTCTACGGGCGACGCTCCATCGAGCGAGTGTTCCTGATAGGTTGCCAAGGGTCTGTCCGTTTCTGGCCTTAAAGCTAGCCAAGTTGAGGCGCCTGATAGCCAGTGATCGCCGAATAGAGTTCGTTGACGTCGTTCACGTTGGACGGGATGGACTGAAGAATCTCGTTGGCGCTGTTGAGCTCGTCAGTCAGACTGACCTGCTGAACAGAGATCAGCAGGTTCTCCTTGGAGATGTCCGCATTGAGAGAAGACTCCGTCGCACTGTCGGAGCTGAGACCCAGGGCCAGCGTGCCAATGGGGTTCGAAGTACTCAGGTTATTGAGGGTATCGGAGAAATCAAGACCCCAGCTATTGGCGTTCTGAAAGAAATTAACCACACCCGAATAGTCGCTGTTCAACTCGCTGCTGAGAGTAGCGGAATCAAGCGAAATCGTGCCGTCATTGTTGACGCTGATGCCAAGCTGCGTGAAGTTGTTGAAATCGCTCACCGGATTGTAAGCCAACGTCGTCCCGGCGTCCTGGATGGACGAGATGACACTCACGCCTCCGCCTGTCTGGGATGTAAGGGACAGGCTCGATCCCGAGGAGTTGGTTGTGATTCCTGCGGTCACGCCAATGTCGGCCGAGTTGATGGCCGTCACAAGTCCGGCGAGCGTTTCACCAGCACCGAGAGAGAAAGGGATCGCGCTACCCGAGCCGACCGCAATCGAGATATTCCCGGTAAGCGTATCGGAAGCATTGGCGATCGGGTCCAGGTAGCCTGAAGGCGAACTGGTGTTAATCGCACCAAGAATCTGCTGCTGCAGAAGCGAGAGCGTCGGACTGCCGAAGAGAGGCTCAGGCGTGCCCGAAGAGGTGTTCCCTTCCTGGATATTGATGGCGCTCACCAGCGAGTTATAGTCGGAGACAAACTGATCCATCGCGCTGGAGACCGACTGCGTGTCATTCACAACCTGTATCTGAACCGTTTCTGCCGTACCGTTGGTCACGGGCGAAGTGGAAAGGAGCTGAAAGGTGACTCCAGGGATCACGTCGCTGACCGTATTGGACGCACTGGAGACGCTGATTCCGTCAACTGTGAGGTTGGCGTTGGCGCCCGAGACTGGAGACGTATAACCGAGCGCCGCACCGCTGGTTGTATCGGTAAGACCCGAGACGTCAACCGACAGATCTCCATCCGCTCCCGAGGTTCCTGAAACCAGCGACAGCCTTGATCCATTGGCGTCTGTGATCAGACCGGCAGTGACTCCAATACCGGCTGAGTTGATCGCGGACGCAAGCCCCGAGAGCGTATTGTCATTGGGGTTTACCGTAACCGTCTGGGGCGCTCCGGTACCGACTGCAATCGAGATGGAGCC
The sequence above is a segment of the Acidicapsa acidisoli genome. Coding sequences within it:
- the fliD gene encoding flagellar filament capping protein FliD, with product MGTVGISFGSPMGGTGFDVSSTVSQIVANLQNVETPWKTQLSNLQTQDAAISNLGSLLSNLSTDVQNFTTVDGVFSIMEGSSSDENVVTLASASSTAIAGTHTIVVNSLASTSSGYMTGTTSATDQFSGSISIAVGTGAPQTVTVNPNDNTLSGLASAINSAGIGVTAGLITDANGSRLSLVSGTSGADGDLSVDVSGLTDTTSGAALGYTSPVSGANANLTVDGISVSSASNTVSDVIPGVTFQLLSTSPVTNGTAETVQIQVVNDTQSVSSAMDQFVSDYNSLVSAINIQEGNTSSGTPEPLFGSPTLSLLQQQILGAINTSSPSGYLDPIANASDTLTGNISIAVGSGSAIPFSLGAGETLAGLVTAINSADIGVTAGITTNSSGSSLSLTSQTGGGVSVISSIQDAGTTLAYNPVSDFNNFTQLGISVNNDGTISLDSATLSSELNSDYSGVVNFFQNANSWGLDFSDTLNNLSTSNPIGTLALGLSSDSATESSLNADISKENLLISVQQVSLTDELNSANEILQSIPSNVNDVNELYSAITGYQAPQLG
- the fliS gene encoding flagellar export chaperone FliS; protein product: MATYQEHSLDGASPVELVVALYDGILRFLYAAIAAVERGDIRGRRVAVKRALAILIHLQARLRMDIGGRPAQVLSEFYASMFALILQASVGASVQRFEEVIRCVRNVRDAWKQIAAEAPKPAANPQPLAVKPRVVELPAASAEGNHASRWTA
- a CDS encoding ABC transporter ATP-binding protein, translating into MFRDLKPLFRYMARYRWGYLWGTLALTATNAIWVLFPKVIEAAVNDMNHIGLNAPAMRQKILFYAGLLVGIALLKGVFLYASRWILIGISREIEFDLRNDLFRQLEKQDYAYYQRYRTGDIMARLTNDLNAVRQLLGPAIMYSANTILFSAFALYFLLRISPWLTLVALAPMPVASILVQYFGARIHERFERIQASFSEITSHAQENFSGARLIRAFAREDSQIQSFEKANREYIGRALRLVQLMGMLWPTLEFVLGVAMVITLFAGGRLVLQHRIDVGSFIAFNTYMILLTFPIIAVGWVINLFQRGTASIKRIDEILRSEPAVDDSLADKTIPADLVLRGEVEFRGLSFGYGDRNVLCDISLKIPAGSTLAVVGPTGAGKSTLINLIPRLLDVENGSLWIDGRPIREYPLKVLRSNIGVVPQETFLFSETIRENLCFGSPDATNEQIMEAAEAAHIRREFEEFPQGFETTVGERGVTLSGGQKQRTSIARALLRHPRILILDDALASVDTYTEERILQGLRKYTRHENAEGCTTILISHRISTVRDADQIAVLAHGRIIELGTHEELLARGGYYADLYEKQLLEEELSVTG